From a region of the Brevibacterium siliguriense genome:
- the tpiA gene encoding triose-phosphate isomerase — MSDRTLLLAGNWKMNHDHLEAISAVQKLAWALEDAKLDDSHCEVVVIPPFTDIRSVQTLVQGDKLWLKYGAQDVSQHAPGAHTGEIAASFLSRLGCSFVVIGHSERRADNHETNDVVAAKIRAALSAELTPILCVGESLEQRQDKSHVEFTLGQLDDSLAGFDANDLSGLVIAYEPVWAIGTGETATAADAAEMASAIRARIGEKYGDSLAQTTRILYGGSVKADNVAEIVASADVDGALVGGASLSGPDFAALCKAAVAK; from the coding sequence ATGAGCGACCGCACCCTGCTGCTGGCAGGCAACTGGAAGATGAACCACGACCACCTCGAGGCGATCTCCGCCGTCCAGAAGCTCGCATGGGCACTCGAGGACGCCAAACTCGACGACAGCCACTGCGAAGTCGTCGTCATCCCGCCGTTCACCGACATCCGTTCGGTGCAGACCCTCGTCCAAGGCGACAAGTTGTGGCTGAAATACGGTGCCCAGGACGTCTCCCAGCACGCTCCCGGCGCGCATACCGGAGAGATCGCTGCATCGTTCCTCTCCCGCCTCGGCTGCAGCTTCGTGGTCATCGGCCACAGCGAACGCCGAGCGGACAACCATGAGACCAACGATGTCGTGGCCGCGAAGATCAGGGCCGCACTTTCGGCCGAACTCACCCCGATCCTCTGCGTGGGGGAGTCGCTGGAACAGCGGCAGGACAAGAGCCACGTCGAGTTCACTCTCGGACAGCTCGACGACTCCCTGGCCGGATTCGACGCCAACGATCTCTCAGGCCTCGTCATCGCCTACGAACCCGTATGGGCGATCGGCACCGGCGAGACCGCCACAGCCGCCGATGCCGCGGAGATGGCGTCGGCCATCCGCGCACGCATCGGTGAGAAGTACGGCGACAGCCTTGCCCAGACCACCCGGATCCTCTACGGCGGATCGGTCAAAGCCGACAATGTGGCCGAGATCGTCGCCTCCGCGGATGTCGACGGAGCACTGGTGGGAGGCGCGAGCCTGAGCGGCCCGGACTTCGCCGCTTTGTGCAAGGCTGCCGTCGCGAAGTAG
- the secG gene encoding preprotein translocase subunit SecG has translation MEILNIILIALLVLTSIFLTLLILMHKGKGGGMSDMFGGGMSSSLGSSGVAERNLNRFTTLMAIIWAACIILLGILTRFNA, from the coding sequence GTGGAAATCCTGAACATCATTCTCATCGCGCTGCTCGTGCTCACGAGCATCTTCCTCACCCTGCTGATCCTCATGCATAAGGGCAAGGGCGGTGGCATGTCCGACATGTTCGGCGGCGGAATGTCCTCGTCGCTGGGATCCTCGGGCGTCGCCGAGCGCAATCTCAACCGGTTCACGACGCTGATGGCGATCATCTGGGCGGCCTGCATCATCCTGCTCGGCATCCTCACCCGGTTCAACGCCTGA
- a CDS encoding glucose-6-phosphate isomerase, which yields MKLSLSVPVNEEFDAEAARLIDARLASRLSHQDAELFDGAADAADRMGWVDLPQQGAGLIDDIESLRAQLQEKGLRTVSLAGMGGSSLAPEVMAQTAGVRLEIIDSTDPNQVAEAIGTDLEHTVLIIASKSGTTVETDSIRRSFAAAFEEIDVDPASRMIAITDPGTELESLAADQGFLATFLADPTVGGRFSALSAFGLVPAGLAGADVRGIVAEAAEAAADLSADSLDNPALRFGAWLSIAHARSTEKLVLAETSPQLHGLGAWVEQLVAESLGKDGQGILPVVVDSPADIGFSDARADALLCLLDPSAEGTELGAPSGFEAAITGGLGELFLFWEFATAIAGYGIGVNPFDQPDVEAAKVQARHLLDGPYSGTSEQTQFCEGVIDVLEVVNEATDLVSALQELFSQVDEYGYVGIQAYLDRIADAEAAQLRPLVSTHAGVQTTFGFGPRYLHSTGQYHKGGHPNGVFLQITGEARTDLLVPGRGFGFAQLQRAQAAGDAAVLVEKGRPVLRVHLLDRDRGLEQLREAIESISPHHHYGQD from the coding sequence ATGAAGCTCTCACTCTCCGTTCCGGTCAACGAAGAATTCGATGCCGAGGCCGCGCGTCTCATCGACGCCCGCCTGGCCTCCCGACTGAGCCACCAGGATGCCGAACTGTTCGACGGTGCCGCGGATGCCGCGGACCGGATGGGCTGGGTGGATCTTCCGCAGCAGGGCGCAGGACTGATCGACGACATCGAGTCCTTGCGCGCACAGCTGCAGGAGAAGGGTCTGCGCACGGTCAGCCTGGCCGGGATGGGCGGATCCTCGCTTGCTCCCGAGGTGATGGCGCAGACGGCCGGCGTCCGCCTCGAGATCATCGATTCGACGGATCCGAATCAGGTCGCCGAGGCGATCGGCACCGACCTCGAGCATACGGTCCTCATCATCGCGTCGAAGTCCGGAACCACGGTGGAGACGGATTCGATCCGGCGCAGCTTCGCTGCGGCTTTCGAGGAGATCGACGTCGACCCCGCGTCCCGGATGATCGCGATCACCGATCCGGGGACGGAACTCGAGAGTTTGGCCGCCGATCAGGGCTTCCTGGCGACCTTCCTCGCCGATCCCACTGTCGGAGGACGCTTCAGTGCGCTCTCGGCCTTCGGGCTCGTTCCTGCGGGTCTGGCCGGTGCCGATGTGCGCGGAATCGTCGCGGAAGCCGCTGAGGCCGCTGCGGACCTGTCCGCCGACAGCCTCGACAATCCGGCGCTGCGGTTCGGCGCTTGGCTGAGCATCGCCCACGCCAGGTCGACGGAGAAGCTCGTCCTCGCGGAGACCTCGCCGCAGCTGCATGGTCTCGGTGCCTGGGTCGAACAGCTCGTCGCCGAATCCCTCGGCAAGGACGGGCAGGGCATCCTTCCCGTCGTCGTCGATTCCCCCGCGGACATCGGGTTCTCCGATGCACGCGCGGATGCTCTGCTGTGCCTGCTCGATCCGTCGGCAGAGGGTACGGAGTTGGGCGCGCCGTCCGGTTTCGAAGCCGCGATCACCGGTGGATTGGGTGAGCTGTTCCTGTTCTGGGAATTCGCCACGGCCATCGCCGGATACGGCATCGGGGTCAATCCCTTCGACCAGCCCGATGTGGAAGCGGCGAAGGTACAGGCCAGGCACCTGCTGGACGGACCGTACTCTGGTACGTCCGAACAGACGCAGTTCTGTGAGGGAGTCATCGACGTCCTCGAAGTCGTGAACGAAGCGACCGATCTCGTCAGTGCCCTGCAGGAGCTCTTCTCCCAGGTCGACGAATACGGGTATGTCGGAATCCAGGCCTACCTCGATCGGATCGCCGATGCCGAGGCTGCTCAGCTGCGTCCTCTCGTGTCCACCCATGCCGGCGTGCAGACGACGTTCGGCTTCGGCCCGCGCTACCTGCATTCGACAGGTCAGTATCACAAGGGAGGCCATCCGAACGGAGTCTTCCTCCAGATCACCGGTGAGGCGCGCACGGATCTGCTGGTGCCGGGACGCGGCTTCGGCTTCGCTCAGCTGCAGCGTGCTCAGGCCGCCGGCGATGCGGCAGTGCTGGTCGAGAAGGGCCGGCCCGTGCTGCGTGTGCATCTGCTCGATCGTGACCGCGGGCTCGAACAACTGCGGGAAGCGATCGAGTCGATCAGCCCGCATCACCACTACGGCCAGGACTGA
- the tal gene encoding transaldolase, which translates to MSERLQQLSAAGVSIWLDDLSRTRLESGDLARLISESSVTGVTTNPTIFANAISAAGAYDSAIAELGADVDSAIEALTTADVAEAARLFRPVFDSTDGEDGRVSIEVAPPLAHDAQGTVASAKALWERVGEPNAMIKIPATAEGLTAISETIAAGISVNVTLVFSLTRYRHVVEAFLQGLEKARAAGHDLSTIRSVASVFVSRVDSEIDSRLDSIEDPKAAELKGQAGIANCVLAHEIHSQLFTSERFRVLELAGARPQRLVWASTGVKNPDYADTMYVSGLVAPNTVNTMPEPTLEAFADHGEVHGQITSEHYRAADEVFDALARLGIDYAEVMTVLEEQGLEKFDVSWTELQETIRTALDRS; encoded by the coding sequence ATGAGTGAACGACTCCAGCAGCTCAGCGCAGCCGGGGTCTCGATCTGGCTCGACGACCTCTCCCGCACCCGACTCGAATCCGGTGATCTCGCCCGGCTCATCTCCGAATCCTCCGTCACAGGTGTGACGACGAATCCCACGATCTTCGCGAACGCGATCTCGGCCGCCGGCGCTTACGATTCCGCAATCGCCGAACTCGGTGCCGATGTGGATTCGGCTATCGAGGCCCTGACGACCGCGGATGTCGCCGAGGCGGCCCGCCTGTTCCGTCCGGTCTTCGACTCCACGGACGGTGAGGACGGTCGCGTGTCGATCGAGGTCGCTCCGCCGCTGGCCCACGATGCGCAAGGTACTGTCGCTTCGGCGAAGGCCCTGTGGGAACGCGTGGGCGAGCCGAATGCGATGATCAAGATCCCCGCCACCGCGGAGGGGCTGACCGCTATCTCCGAGACGATCGCAGCCGGGATCAGCGTCAACGTCACCCTCGTGTTCTCCCTGACCCGGTACCGTCACGTCGTCGAGGCGTTCCTCCAGGGTCTGGAGAAGGCCCGCGCCGCCGGTCACGATCTCTCGACGATCCGGTCGGTCGCCTCGGTGTTCGTCTCCCGTGTGGATTCGGAGATCGATTCCCGTCTCGACTCCATCGAGGATCCGAAGGCTGCAGAGCTCAAAGGTCAAGCGGGCATCGCGAACTGCGTGCTCGCCCATGAGATCCACTCGCAGCTGTTCACCTCCGAGCGCTTCCGGGTCCTCGAGCTCGCCGGAGCCCGTCCGCAGCGCCTGGTGTGGGCTTCGACCGGAGTGAAGAACCCGGACTATGCCGACACGATGTACGTCAGCGGACTTGTCGCACCGAACACCGTGAACACGATGCCCGAACCCACTCTGGAGGCTTTCGCCGACCACGGTGAGGTCCACGGCCAGATCACCTCCGAGCACTACCGTGCCGCCGACGAGGTCTTCGATGCTCTGGCGCGGCTGGGCATCGACTATGCCGAGGTCATGACCGTGCTCGAAGAGCAGGGGCTGGAGAAGTTCGACGTCAGCTGGACCGAACTCCAAGAAACGATCCGTACGGCTCTGGACCGATCATGA
- the tkt gene encoding transketolase, whose protein sequence is MTTLSWTELDNRAVDTARLLAADAVQKTGNGHPGTAMSLAPIAHYLYQHGLTHDPADPTWVGRDRFVLSCGHSSLTQYIQLYLAGFGLELDDLKALRTWGSLTPGHPEVGHTAGVEITTGPLGSGLASAVGMAMAARRERGLFDPEAAPGTSPFDHQVVVLASDGDLEEGVSGEASSLAGTQELSNLLVIWDDNKISIEDDTAIAFGEDTAARYAAYGWHVQHVDFTAGDDYHEDIEAFHAAVEAARADSRPSFIRLSTIIAWPAPNAQNTGGSHGAALGEDEIRATKEILGFDPETTFTVDDEVLAHTRQALDRGRAAHLEWDKSFAEWRSANPANAELFDRLSKRELPADLDAAFPVFEASEKGIATRAASGQVLNAIAETMPELWGGSADLAGSNNTLIKGEPSFLPAHRSTGAFSGHEYGRNIHFGVREFSAGLVGNGIALHGGTRPYNGTFLVFSDYQRPAVRLAALQQLPNLFVWTHDSIGLGEDGPTHQPIEHLSALRAIPGLDVVRPADANETAVAWRKILDRTDGPSGLVLTRQAVPVLDREKYAPASEAARGGYVLTDTGDQPEVAIIASGSEVAIALEAAESLQAAGTAARVISMPCQEWFDAQPEDYRTTVLPRSLKARVSIEAASAMSWHKYLGDAGRAVSIEHFGASADYQTLYEKFGITASAVVDAAQESINAAKAEV, encoded by the coding sequence ATGACAACTCTGTCCTGGACTGAACTCGACAATCGCGCAGTCGACACTGCCCGCCTCCTCGCCGCGGATGCGGTGCAGAAGACAGGGAACGGACACCCGGGCACCGCCATGAGCCTGGCGCCCATCGCCCACTACCTGTACCAGCACGGACTCACTCACGACCCGGCCGACCCGACTTGGGTCGGCCGTGATCGTTTCGTCCTCTCCTGCGGTCACAGTTCACTCACCCAGTACATCCAGCTCTACCTGGCCGGGTTCGGGCTCGAGCTCGATGACCTCAAGGCGCTGCGCACCTGGGGTTCGCTGACACCGGGTCACCCCGAGGTCGGACACACTGCCGGCGTCGAGATCACCACGGGTCCGCTGGGCTCCGGACTGGCCTCGGCCGTGGGCATGGCCATGGCCGCCCGCCGCGAACGCGGACTCTTCGACCCCGAAGCAGCTCCCGGCACCTCACCGTTCGACCACCAGGTCGTCGTCCTCGCCTCCGACGGCGACCTCGAAGAGGGTGTGTCCGGTGAGGCTTCGTCGCTGGCCGGCACACAGGAGCTGTCGAACCTGCTGGTGATCTGGGACGACAATAAGATCTCCATCGAAGACGACACCGCGATCGCCTTCGGTGAGGACACAGCCGCCCGCTACGCCGCCTACGGCTGGCACGTCCAGCACGTCGACTTCACCGCAGGCGATGACTACCACGAGGACATCGAAGCCTTCCACGCCGCGGTCGAAGCCGCTCGTGCGGATTCCCGGCCCTCGTTCATCCGCCTGTCGACGATCATCGCCTGGCCTGCCCCGAATGCGCAGAACACCGGAGGCTCGCATGGTGCGGCCCTCGGTGAGGACGAGATCCGGGCGACCAAGGAGATCCTCGGCTTTGATCCCGAGACGACCTTCACCGTCGACGACGAGGTCCTCGCCCACACCCGTCAGGCCCTCGACCGTGGTCGTGCCGCTCACCTCGAATGGGACAAGTCCTTCGCCGAATGGCGCAGCGCCAACCCGGCCAACGCCGAACTCTTCGACCGTCTGTCCAAGCGCGAGCTGCCCGCCGATCTCGACGCGGCGTTCCCGGTCTTCGAGGCCAGCGAGAAGGGCATCGCCACTCGTGCGGCCTCCGGTCAGGTGCTCAACGCGATCGCCGAGACCATGCCCGAGCTCTGGGGCGGTTCCGCCGACCTCGCGGGGTCGAACAACACCCTGATCAAGGGTGAGCCGAGCTTCCTGCCCGCTCACCGCTCCACCGGCGCCTTCTCCGGCCATGAGTACGGACGCAATATCCACTTCGGCGTCCGCGAGTTCTCCGCCGGTCTCGTCGGCAACGGCATCGCCCTCCACGGGGGAACCCGCCCGTACAACGGCACGTTCCTCGTCTTCAGCGACTACCAGCGCCCTGCCGTTCGTCTGGCCGCCCTCCAGCAGCTGCCGAACCTGTTCGTGTGGACCCACGATTCGATCGGACTCGGCGAGGACGGCCCCACTCACCAGCCCATCGAGCACCTCTCCGCGCTGCGCGCCATCCCCGGCCTCGACGTCGTCCGTCCGGCCGATGCCAACGAGACCGCCGTCGCGTGGCGGAAGATCCTCGACCGCACGGACGGACCAAGCGGACTCGTGCTGACCCGGCAGGCCGTCCCGGTCCTCGACCGTGAGAAGTACGCACCCGCCTCGGAGGCCGCACGCGGCGGCTATGTGCTCACCGACACCGGCGACCAGCCCGAAGTTGCCATCATCGCCAGCGGATCCGAGGTCGCCATCGCCCTCGAGGCCGCCGAGTCCCTGCAGGCAGCGGGCACCGCTGCACGCGTCATCTCCATGCCGTGCCAGGAATGGTTCGACGCCCAGCCGGAGGACTACCGCACCACGGTTCTGCCGCGCTCGCTGAAGGCACGTGTGAGCATCGAAGCCGCTTCGGCGATGAGCTGGCACAAGTATCTCGGCGATGCCGGTCGCGCCGTGTCCATCGAACACTTCGGTGCATCCGCGGACTACCAGACCCTCTACGAGAAGTTCGGCATCACGGCCTCCGCCGTCGTCGACGCAGCCCAGGAATCCATCAACGCAGCAAAGGCGGAAGTATGA
- a CDS encoding heme o synthase, whose translation MSKLRQHREEQSERPLQRAIDEQSLATRPRSIISAYIALTKPRVIELLLVTTAPVMFLAAHGLPNIWLVINTLIGGAAAAASASVFNCYVDRDIDAKMERTKDRPLVTGEISPRSALIFAFVLGIGSIFWLGGFTNWVTAGLTASAILLYAVFYTLVLKRRTSQNIVWGGAAGCMPVLIGWSAVTGGVTWEPVLLFLVVFFWTPPHYWPLAIKYKADYDAADVPMLPSKVPPTSVGRQMILYTWAMIACSLALIPVAPMGPVYTIVAVGAGVWFLWSCYSLVSRAKQGKDGTSLKAMKVFHGSITYLSLLFLAVAIDPFVPTLIPGVW comes from the coding sequence GTGAGCAAACTTCGTCAGCACCGGGAAGAGCAGAGTGAACGACCTCTGCAGAGGGCCATCGACGAGCAGAGTCTCGCCACTCGACCGCGTTCGATCATCAGTGCCTATATCGCACTGACCAAACCGCGAGTCATCGAGCTGCTCCTCGTTACCACCGCGCCCGTGATGTTCCTGGCTGCTCACGGACTGCCGAACATCTGGTTGGTCATCAACACCCTCATCGGCGGAGCCGCCGCAGCGGCCTCGGCCTCGGTCTTCAACTGCTATGTCGACCGCGATATCGACGCGAAGATGGAGCGGACCAAGGACCGTCCCCTCGTCACCGGTGAGATCAGCCCCCGCTCCGCGCTGATCTTCGCCTTCGTGCTGGGCATCGGCTCGATCTTCTGGCTCGGCGGATTCACGAACTGGGTCACGGCGGGACTCACCGCCTCGGCGATCCTGCTCTACGCGGTCTTCTACACCCTCGTGCTCAAGCGCCGCACCTCACAGAACATCGTCTGGGGCGGCGCTGCAGGCTGCATGCCCGTGCTCATCGGCTGGTCGGCCGTGACCGGGGGAGTCACCTGGGAGCCCGTGCTGCTCTTTCTCGTCGTCTTCTTCTGGACCCCTCCGCACTACTGGCCGCTGGCGATCAAATACAAGGCTGACTACGACGCCGCTGATGTGCCCATGCTGCCGTCGAAGGTGCCGCCGACGTCGGTGGGTCGGCAGATGATCCTCTACACGTGGGCCATGATCGCATGCTCGCTCGCACTCATTCCCGTTGCACCGATGGGCCCGGTCTACACGATCGTGGCCGTGGGCGCCGGAGTCTGGTTCCTGTGGTCGTGCTACTCGCTGGTCTCCCGTGCCAAGCAGGGTAAGGACGGCACCTCGCTCAAGGCGATGAAGGTCTTCCACGGTTCGATCACCTACTTGTCGCTGCTCTTCCTGGCAGTGGCCATCGACCCGTTTGTGCCCACCCTGATCCCCGGGGTCTGGTGA
- a CDS encoding VOC family protein, whose protein sequence is MSIPIVPCLWFPDCAEEAMEFYCSVFPDSRILSIERYPDESLDNHFEGTSGKVLTGRFVLDGTEFICLDGGPVFTFNEAISLTIECADQAEIDHYWSHLSAAASSQDTFKARSRAGERALIDQQRVSLTRPRGSGWAQTGRWPLPGRAATSR, encoded by the coding sequence ATGTCCATACCGATCGTTCCGTGTCTGTGGTTTCCTGATTGCGCCGAGGAGGCCATGGAGTTCTACTGCTCCGTTTTCCCTGATTCGCGCATCCTCTCCATAGAACGCTATCCCGACGAGTCTCTGGACAATCACTTCGAAGGGACGAGCGGAAAGGTCCTGACCGGCCGGTTCGTCCTCGACGGCACGGAGTTCATCTGCCTCGACGGCGGACCGGTGTTCACATTCAACGAGGCGATCTCGCTGACCATCGAATGCGCGGACCAGGCCGAGATCGACCACTACTGGTCGCATCTGTCAGCCGCCGCATCTTCTCAAGACACGTTCAAGGCCCGTTCCCGGGCAGGGGAACGGGCCTTGATTGATCAGCAGAGGGTGAGCCTCACCAGACCCCGGGGATCAGGGTGGGCACAAACGGGTCGATGGCCACTGCCAGGAAGAGCAGCGACAAGTAGGTGA
- a CDS encoding COX15/CtaA family protein translates to MVTKKIRIAAWAMLIAQAGIILTGGIVRLTGSGLGCSDWPKCTPDSLVATSEMGIHGAIEFGNRLLAVALAILGVCIALMLWKGRKQRPDLFWLNIGLLAIVPVQAVVGGITVWTKLNPWVVAGHFLPSAVAVGVAAYFVRRTHDTGVRLDAKAPTPLPTLGWIILGLTAIIVVFGVLTTGAGPHSGSTISTRNNLDNIWITRLHAAPVWLLVVTTVSALVIARKKAQTAMVAPLTVLLVVEIAQAIIGYVQYFLGVPELLVALHMVGLSAAIAASVAVLDSAYPRSTDVHTDRSVSVVS, encoded by the coding sequence GTGGTCACGAAGAAGATCCGCATCGCCGCTTGGGCCATGCTCATCGCCCAGGCAGGGATCATCCTGACCGGCGGAATCGTCCGGCTCACCGGTTCGGGGCTCGGCTGCTCGGATTGGCCCAAGTGCACCCCCGATTCGCTCGTGGCCACCAGTGAGATGGGCATCCACGGCGCCATCGAGTTCGGCAACCGCCTGCTGGCAGTGGCCCTGGCGATCCTCGGCGTATGCATCGCGCTCATGCTGTGGAAAGGCCGGAAGCAGCGCCCGGATCTCTTCTGGCTCAACATCGGACTGCTTGCCATCGTTCCCGTTCAGGCCGTCGTCGGCGGAATCACCGTGTGGACGAAGCTCAACCCGTGGGTCGTCGCCGGGCACTTCCTGCCCTCGGCCGTCGCCGTGGGCGTCGCAGCCTACTTCGTCCGCCGCACCCATGACACGGGCGTCCGACTTGATGCCAAGGCTCCCACCCCGCTGCCGACTCTGGGCTGGATCATCCTCGGCCTCACCGCGATCATCGTGGTCTTCGGCGTGCTCACCACCGGAGCGGGGCCCCATTCGGGATCGACGATCTCGACCCGCAACAACCTCGACAACATCTGGATCACCCGGCTGCATGCCGCGCCGGTGTGGCTGCTCGTCGTCACCACGGTCTCCGCACTCGTCATCGCCCGGAAGAAGGCGCAGACGGCGATGGTCGCTCCGCTGACCGTGCTCCTCGTCGTCGAGATCGCCCAGGCCATCATCGGCTACGTCCAGTACTTCCTCGGCGTTCCCGAACTGCTCGTGGCCTTACACATGGTGGGGCTGTCGGCTGCGATTGCGGCAAGCGTTGCCGTCCTCGACAGCGCATACCCGAGGAGCACCGATGTCCATACCGATCGTTCCGTGTCTGTGGTTTCCTGA
- a CDS encoding ABC transporter permease, with the protein MTSTRIVSQAKFETLSVLRNGEQLLLSIIFPLGLLVFLAKTPLLTGLGIIEADADPLSIAVPGALSLSLASSAFTGQAIATAFDRRYGVLRQLATTPLGTNGLILGKLGAVIVVVLIQYALVFAAAAILGFRGPVDILGLFLATLFGTAALLSLGLLMAGTVRAEATLAATNLIWVLMAGVGGLVIAHPGEWGTVVGYLPSGALGDAMRSAIGDGGTDIKAIIVLLVWGLVGTLAARRWFRFE; encoded by the coding sequence ATGACCTCGACACGCATCGTCTCGCAGGCGAAGTTCGAGACTCTGTCCGTTCTGCGCAACGGCGAACAGCTGCTGCTCTCAATCATCTTCCCCCTCGGCCTGCTCGTCTTCCTCGCGAAGACTCCCCTGCTCACGGGCCTCGGGATCATCGAGGCCGACGCGGATCCGCTGTCGATCGCAGTTCCCGGCGCGCTGAGCCTGAGCCTGGCCTCCAGCGCATTCACCGGTCAGGCGATCGCAACCGCCTTCGACCGCCGCTACGGAGTTCTGCGGCAGCTGGCGACGACTCCGCTGGGGACGAACGGACTCATCCTCGGCAAACTCGGCGCCGTCATCGTCGTCGTTCTCATCCAGTACGCACTCGTCTTCGCCGCGGCGGCCATTCTCGGCTTCCGAGGTCCCGTCGACATCCTCGGACTCTTCCTGGCCACGCTGTTCGGCACTGCCGCGCTGCTCTCGCTCGGCCTGCTCATGGCAGGCACGGTCCGCGCCGAGGCGACTCTGGCGGCGACGAACCTCATCTGGGTGCTCATGGCCGGCGTCGGTGGCCTCGTCATCGCCCATCCGGGAGAATGGGGAACTGTCGTGGGCTACCTGCCCTCCGGTGCGCTCGGCGACGCTATGCGGTCCGCCATCGGGGACGGCGGCACAGACATCAAGGCAATCATCGTCCTCCTGGTATGGGGGCTTGTGGGAACGCTTGCGGCACGCAGGTGGTTCCGTTTCGAATGA
- a CDS encoding ABC transporter ATP-binding protein: MSSPALTIRGLQYSYGAHRVVDGIDLTAETGSVLGVLGPNGAGKSTTISLAVGTRRPDSGTVEIFGHDPVTDHATTSQLAGVMLQDGGLPMSSKPLQVLRHLSSLYDNPLPVDELAEPLGLHDFAGRTMRRLSGGQKQRVALAAALIGRPRLVFLDEPCAGLDPQAREVVHSFIRDLADRGVAVVLTTHDLAEAEELADEVVVIDRGRIIAQGAPEELRSASAGSRSLTIRLASPVPTALVDRLTELGPASAQGSLITIDGAPSAAQIAAACMAIAEVGAEITDIGMQRQSLSDVFFELTGRPLR; encoded by the coding sequence GTGTCATCTCCGGCCCTGACCATACGCGGTCTCCAATACTCCTACGGCGCTCACCGTGTCGTCGACGGAATCGACCTCACGGCCGAGACCGGATCCGTCCTCGGCGTTCTCGGACCCAACGGCGCAGGCAAATCCACGACCATCTCCCTGGCCGTCGGCACGCGACGTCCCGATTCGGGCACGGTGGAGATCTTCGGACACGACCCCGTCACCGACCATGCCACGACTTCACAGCTGGCAGGGGTCATGCTCCAGGATGGCGGGCTGCCGATGAGTTCGAAGCCGCTGCAGGTGCTCCGTCATCTGTCCTCCCTCTATGACAATCCCCTGCCGGTCGACGAGCTCGCCGAACCCCTCGGCCTCCATGATTTCGCGGGACGCACGATGCGCAGACTCTCCGGCGGACAGAAGCAGCGGGTGGCGCTGGCTGCGGCTCTCATCGGCCGGCCGCGTCTCGTCTTCCTCGATGAGCCCTGCGCCGGTCTCGACCCGCAGGCTCGTGAGGTCGTCCACAGCTTCATCCGCGATCTCGCCGACCGCGGGGTCGCTGTCGTGCTCACCACCCACGACCTTGCTGAGGCCGAGGAACTCGCCGACGAGGTCGTCGTCATCGATCGCGGACGGATCATCGCTCAGGGAGCGCCAGAGGAGCTGCGCAGCGCCTCCGCCGGGTCCCGGTCGCTGACGATACGCCTCGCCTCCCCCGTCCCCACTGCCCTCGTCGATCGGCTCACCGAGCTCGGTCCCGCCTCGGCACAGGGCTCACTGATCACCATCGACGGGGCACCTTCAGCGGCGCAGATCGCGGCCGCGTGCATGGCCATCGCCGAGGTGGGAGCGGAGATCACGGACATCGGCATGCAGAGACAGTCCCTGTCCGACGTCTTCTTCGAACTGACCGGGAGGCCGCTGCGATGA
- a CDS encoding helix-turn-helix transcriptional regulator — MAASDTEDRRTRQKVFQSVLDEGPITASSLAKALELTPAAIRRHLDALESEGLIEVRELAGKQAGRGRPARHYVVTTAGHDSVSHSYDELAVNILRYMEDKHGKSAVEDFTEDLVGRLRDRLGPELEKRGGTTVASRSRALAAALTREGYAASATPVAAGTPLEAMQLCQGHCPIQAVAAEYPEICEAELAMFSDYLGVDVRRLSSLAQGDHVCTTHIPTSELTRPLIHSNDRPQGGSR; from the coding sequence ATGGCTGCAAGCGACACGGAGGATCGCCGCACCCGGCAGAAGGTCTTCCAGTCGGTGCTCGACGAAGGGCCGATCACTGCTTCATCATTGGCCAAAGCCCTCGAGCTGACTCCAGCCGCGATCCGTCGTCACCTGGATGCGCTGGAGAGCGAAGGCCTCATCGAGGTCCGTGAGCTCGCCGGCAAACAGGCGGGCAGGGGCCGACCGGCCCGGCACTATGTGGTCACGACGGCCGGACACGATTCGGTCAGTCATTCCTATGACGAGTTGGCCGTGAACATCCTGCGCTATATGGAGGACAAGCACGGCAAGTCGGCAGTGGAGGACTTCACCGAAGACCTCGTGGGCCGACTGCGGGACCGACTCGGCCCGGAACTCGAGAAGCGCGGCGGTACCACAGTGGCGTCTCGCTCACGTGCACTTGCCGCCGCACTCACACGGGAAGGGTACGCCGCCTCGGCGACCCCGGTCGCGGCCGGAACTCCGTTGGAGGCGATGCAGCTGTGCCAGGGACACTGCCCGATCCAGGCCGTCGCGGCGGAGTACCCGGAGATCTGCGAAGCAGAGCTCGCGATGTTCTCCGACTACCTCGGTGTCGACGTGCGACGGCTGTCGTCGCTGGCGCAGGGCGACCATGTGTGCACCACCCACATTCCGACTTCGGAACTGACCAGACCACTCATCCACAGCAATGATCGACCTCAAGGAGGTTCACGATGA